The genomic DNA AAGGAGTGTTGCTCTGTTTGGCGTAGGAAGCGCGCCAAACAGAGCCTGCGGCAAAAGCCGCGTGAGAACATAAGGTCAACTCCCCCTTACCCCGCTTCGCGGGACTCTGTTCAAGAGAGGGAGTCAAAAACCTATGCTAAATCGCTATTTACCTTTTTTTCTACCCAAAGGAAATCGGCGTTTAGACGTGCGAATAACGAAATGACTGAGGGTTTGGCAAGCGGAGGCGCACTAAAGTGCGGTGAGCATTGCCAAGCCCCCAGTCATGAAGTTAGTCGTGCTTATAAACGCCGATTTATCAGATGTTGCGCCAGCGCTTAAAACCTTTGCCCACCACCTCGTTGGCTTCGGTGACCACCATGAAAGAGCTGGGGAAATGCTCGGCGAGAAACCTCTTGAGCTCCACCACCTGGCGCGGCATCAGCAGGCACATGATCGTGAAGCCGTCGCGGCGTTTGTAGCCGCCTTCGCTTGAGAGCAGCGTACAGCCGCGGCCGAGTTTTTTGTTGATGAACTCCACCACCGCGTCGGTATTTGAAGCGACGATGAAGACGAGGCGGCGTTTGTCGAAGGAGGCCAGCACGCTGTCCATCGTCATGCCGCAGATGTAGCAGGAGATGAAACCGTACATCACCTTTTCAAGGCCGATGATGCTGAAGGATATGGCGAGAATGACCATATTGAAATAAAAGCTGAGCCGTCCGACCTCCATGCCGTAACGCTTTTTAAGTACGGAGATCGCGATGTCGAGACCGCCGGCGCTTATGCCCTCACGGTATAACAGGCCGATGCCGAGTCCTTTAATGACGCCGCCCGCCACCGCTACCAGGAAGATATCGTCCATTATCGGAAAATTGATGGTCTGGAGTATGTCAAGTACCGCGGAGAGCACAAAGGCGTTTATGACCGTCCAGATAAGAAAGCGTTTAGAGAGCGTTCTCGCGCCCCACGCAAGCAGGATGATGTTCAGGACGAGCAGCACGTAGGCGGGGTTCAGTCCCAGCGTATACTTGAGCAGCACGGCGATGCCCATGACGCCCTGGTCGGCGAATTTGTAGGGTATCGTGAAGCCCACTACGCCCACCGCGTAGATCACGATGGCCGCCATGGATATCAGCAGAGTCTTCCACTCCGAAAAGAAGAGCAGCTGCGCCTTTCTATAGAGGTGTTTCCATTTTATCTCTTCGATCATATGTTCCATTTTTTATTCTCCTCATTGGGTTCTTGCTGCCCTTATTATATCTGATTTACCGCCTTTATTTACTATCGCAGGCTATTTTTTACAATCCGTAGTTTCACTATAAATAAATTTATGGCTTCCGCCAATTAAGGTCCCGCATGCTGTGATAAAATGTACTGTGAAAATCAATTTGGCAGGAGGAATAGAAATGGCGGCACCTATGCAGATAAGCCTCGAAGAGATCATCTCAATGCTTCTTCAGCGCGTTGAATCTCTCTCCGCGAGCGACGAGAACAGCAAGACGAAACAGAACATCATAAACCGGGTCCTTTATAAAAAGGGCATACTCACGGACGATGACATCCTTGAATCCGTGAAGGACGAGTATCGCATGCTCAAGGAGCTGGGCGTGATACAGGCCGAGCCTGACGATGCTATGTACAAGACGATCACCGACGGCATCCTTCAGTGGATCAAAGGCGACGTCGACGGTATAAAGCAGTCGATGGCCGATTACGAGAAGAAGCTTCAGGAGTACGCCCGCGAAGAGGCGGCGAAGAAACCGAAGATCGAGGTGGCCGGCGCGAACATCCTGAATCAGCTCGACGCGGCGGCGGGTAAGAAGGGCGGTAAGCTCATCATCTAAAATCGGCGTTTATAAGCACGATTTGCGTCATAAAACGGTGGTTCCGAATCCTACGGCAAAGGCATCCGCATGCCGCGGCAATATGGATAATTTGAGAATGTCCCCGCCCTGTGGCGGGGACATTGCCTTGCAATCGCCGTAGGTTTTTGTTTTTTCCGCATGTCGTGAGTTAGCCCTAGAGCCACTGGTCTCCGGCTCGGAGGATTGCGCGGCAAGTCAGGGACATACGGCGGCTTTTGTCTCAATATGCTGGACGATAAACCGCAATTTATCTCTTTTCCCGTCCAAAGGAAATCGGCGTTTAGACGTGCGAATAACGAAATAACTGAGGGCTTGGCAAGCGGAGGCGCACTAAAGTGCGGTGAGCATTGCCAAGCCCTCAGTTATGAAGTTAGTCGTGCGTATAAACGCCGATTTATTAGGGCAGCGGCCCATCCCAGAACCGCGGCACCCCGATGGTGTAGCCTATCGTGAAGCCTCCGTCGTCGTCGTATACGAAGACCAGCTTGCCGCTGAAGTTATTCATCGGGACGGATAGCGCAAGGCCTACCTCCCAGCGGCTGTCGGCGCTGTTCCAGTCATACATCACCTGCCCGTAGTTGCCGAAGAGCTCCATATTGACCCCGCCCCACCACGAACGGGTGAAGACGCGCTCTATGCCAAGGTGGAACCAGTAGGCCTGATCTCCGACCAGCGGGTGCTGTCCGAGGCTGTACAGCTCCTCGCGCGTGCCGAGCATAGCCGCATAGGCCAGGTTATCGGCATCCCCAGTTTTGAGACCGCCGGCGAAGATCACCTTGCCCTTTTGCAGGAAGGGTACATAGGTGCTGAATTGAGTGTTGGAGACCACGTTGTGGTCTATCGGGAACCAGAGGTCGCTCATGACGACCATGCCTCTGGTCGGCAGGATCGGGTCGTCGAGGGTATTGAAGTTGAAGGTGAGATAGGGACCATGATCCTCGATCGCTTCGTTGCCAAGCGAAGTGACGCGCTGCGCGCCATAGCCGATGCCGATGCGCGCGCGGTCGTTAAGCCGCCTATACCAGGCGGCCTTTGCCGTGAATCTCTCAAACTCGGCGGCGCCGTAGTTATACGGCTCATATTCCTCGCGACGTCCCGCGAGCACCAGTCCCCACTGGGAGTCCTTTTCGTCCTCTACCGTGAAGTAGCGCATCATCGCGCCCCAGGTGGTGCCGAAGCGGTATTCGAGCGAGGTGGAATCTCCCGCCATGAGAGTGTCGTGCACCACCGCTGAAAGCGATATCCAGCGGTTCCAGTAAAGGTTGCTCGCGTAACCGTCGATGCCGAACTCATATTTGGCGGGCCGCTCGATCTGAAAGATGACGGCGACCGAGCCGCGCGAGATGATCTCTGTGCGTCCGTCGACGGATTTTATGTCGTCGCGCGTGGATATCTGGGCCACGGTGGCCGCCACGAGCCTCATATCGAGAGGTTTGCCGATCCAGTCCTCATACTTCTCGTGGAGTTCTTCCGCGACGCCAGCCGGTACTCCCTCGAAGCGGACCTCGGCTACTACCGGCGGCCCATGCCGCCTGCTGCGCTCCATCCGGCTGTGGTCCCAAGTGTGGCATTTCTCTTCGACAAGCTTTTTCAGCTCGGGAACTTTCTCCTCGGCCGCCTCGGCGCCCTTGTCGATTATCTTATCGTAGCCGCCGGAGGCGAAGGTGCTGAAGCCGCTCACATCAGGGGTGATGACGAGGTCGGCGGCATCTAGGTTTTCTCGTATCTGCTGCACCATAAGGATGTCGAGCGTCTGTGCCGCGACGTCAAACATCGTGTGGAAGCTCTCGTTCTTCTTCGTGATGTCCTCCGGCGAAAGGTTGACGGCGACGATCGGATGTCTGGGGAATATCTTTTTTGCCTCAAGGACGGGCAGATTGGCCTTTAGGCCGCCGTCTACCAGCAGCATGCCGTTCATCGGCCACGGATCGAAGATGACCGGGATCGACATCGAGGCACGCAGCGCCGAGGCGAGGTTTCCGTTGCGCAGGACGACGGTGTCTCCATTCCCCAGGTTCGTCGCCACCGCGGCAAAGGGGATCGGAAGGTGGTCAAAGTCCGTCACCGAGACGGTGGAGGTGAGCTCGCTGAGGAATGCGTACAGGTCCTTAGCGTTAAGGGCTCCGAGGCGCCCCTGCTCGTTTTTGTTTTTATCTATCGTGAGAGAGAAGAGCGAATCCCCGGGGGTGGCGGGCTTGTTGTAGCCGTTTATAAGATCGGTCCTGTTGCGTCCCGACATGATCTCCATGAGATCGACCTTCGACAGCACCTCTCGCATATCGGCGGGGGTGCGTCCCGAGGCGTAGAGTCCGCCCATAATCGACCCCATACTGGTGCCGATTATGGCGGCTACGGGGATATTTTCGCGCTCAAGCACCTCAAATACGCCGAGATGTGAGAGCCCCTTCATACCGCCGCCGCAGAGCACCAACACAACGCCCTCTTTGTGTGGGAAACCCCAGCTCTGCATATGCACCCGCGTCTCGGGGCTGTCCCTCTCGAACTCCGCGCGCGCCGCCCACTCTTCGCTTTGGCTGATATCTTTACCGGACAAGTCGTTGGATGTGCCCGCCGCGTACGCCGCGGCGCAATTCCCCACAGTAAAGAATGTCAAAAGCAGGGATAAAAAGATTTTATTCTTAAAGATTTGTTTCATCATTCGGCCACCTCGCAAAATACCTGAAAAACACTAAATATGGACTCTTTCTCAAGATAATTCTACGCTATTTATCTGCCATAAGTCTATCTCTTTACACAAAAATAAAGTGATGGACTTATATACGAACCCGCATATTAGTATTTTTAACGAAATACTTTGGCCATTCGCAGTCATTTGCGCCCATATCGCCGATATCGTCCCTTGTGCAAAGGTTACAAGACGGAGGCGATAATAAAAGCCGATTTTGTGCCTCCGTTCCAATGACATATCACATAAATTGAAATACATTATTCACGGACTGTTAGACTGCAGATAAAATAAATTAGCGAAGCGGCTGAAACAGATAGATTTTTTAAGGTTTGACGGCATCTTCCGGTAAGGTATGTTTTTTCGTGTGCTTTGCAGTGTGATTGATTCAGAACTGCCAGAGAGAGGGAGGTATGCAACATGAAAATATCGTTCATTGGCGCGGGCCATATCACGGAGCTTCTGATAAACCATCTTGTCTCCGACGTGATGTTCGAGGCGGGGGATCTGACGATTTCCGACCCCGACGGAAATAGATGCTCGGAGCTGAAGCGGAAATTTGGCGTCTCCGTCGCGGCGGACAACAGCGAGGCCGTTTCGCGGTCGGAGTTCACCTTTGTATGCGTACAGCCGCATATCGTCCGCAAGGTCGCCGCCGAATTGAAAGAGGCCTGTCTGCGCGGCCGGATTTTGATCTCCGTCAGCGCGGGGATCTCAACCGGCCTCTACCGGAGGGAGCTTCCCGATGCCGTAGTGGCGCGGATACTCCCCAATCCTCCCAGCGCGGTCGGGGAAGGGGCGATTCCCGTAACTGTCAGCGATAATGCGGACGAGGAACAGCTCGAAAGCATCATGAAGCTGGTCGGCCTGTTTGGAAAATGTTTTGTCGTCCCGGAGGACAAGATAGACATCTTTACCTCGCTGACGAGCCCAGCTCCCGTGCTGACCTTTTTTGAGACGATGATAGACGCCTCGGTCCTCTGCGGCCTCGACCGCGAGACTTCGTCGGCGATGGTCTTTCAGACGATAAGGGGCTGTCTCAGGATGTGGGAGAAGAACGGTTTCAATTTAAACGAGCTGATTGTAAAATCGTGCACGCCGGCGGGAACCTCGGTGGAGAGCCTGCGTGTCATGGACCAGATGAATTTCCGCGCCGCCGTTAAGGAATCTTACCGCGCCGCGTGGGAGAGGTCCAAAGGATTCAATAAAGAGGATTAGCGGCAGCGGTGTTTCAATGTATTCTCCGCCGGAGTTTGCCGCGGGGAAGATATTTGAAGAGCTGCCAGGATCGTTTCGGAGGGTGTTTATGGCTAAAGAGCGGGAAAACAGGTTAAAGAGGCTCACAATAGGTATCGACGTCGGCGGCACCAACACCGACGGGGTTCTTTACGATACGGAGGCGCGCCGCATTATATCCTCCGTAAAAACTCCAACCAACCACGCGGATTATCGAGATTCGATCGAAGCCGCTTTGGGCAGGCTGCTTCGCGCCGCTGACTCCGAGGATATAATCTCGCTCAACATCTCCACTACGCTTTCGACCAACGCCCTGCTCGAGGGCAAGGGCGCTCCCGTGGCGCTGGTGCTGATCGGCTACGAGGATTTTCCCCATATAAAGGATGAGATACTGCGGACAGTCTTGCCGGCGGCGCTGCTCTCCGTCCGCGGCGGCCATAACGGCTGGGGCAATGAGCGCGAGCCGCTTGACCGGGAGTCGCTGGCGCGCTTCGCCAGAGAAGAGGCGGGCGGCTATTTCGCCGTCTCGTCGCTCTATTCGCCGCGCAATCCCCTGCATGAAATGGAGGCCGCCGGAATGATCAGGGCCGCCGGCTGTGCGGGGCTCACCTGCGGCCACGAGATGGCCCGCTCAAAGCTGAACTCGGTGAAGCGCACTGTGACGGCCTTTCTGAATTCATCCCTGATGGAGGTGACGGAGCGCCTCATTCAAGGAGTGGAGTTCTGCGCGGCCTCGCATGGCCTCCGCTGCCCCGTGATGTTCCTGCGCAGCGACAGTTCGCTCGTCTGCGGGCGGTGGTGCGCGCGCTTTCCTCTGGAGACGGTATTCTCCGGCCCCGCGGCGAGCATGCGCGGCGCGATGCTGCTCGGAGGCGTATGCGACGAGGACGCGGTCGTCGCCGACATGGGCGGCACCTCTACGGACATCGGCGTCGTGAAAAAGGGAAAGGCCGTCTATTCAAAGGAGGGCGCCTTGATCGGGAATTACCGCACGATGATTCCCTCGCTTGAGATACGCTCGATCGCCCTTGGCGGCGACAGCGCGGTGAAACTTGGCGAAGGGGGAGAGCTCACCGTCGGCCCTGAGAGGGTGCGTCCCTACTGCCGCGCCTCCGAAGGGGAGGAATGCGGCTATACGCCGAGCGACGCGCTCTCCGCCCTTGGCGCGGCGGCGATCGGCAGCTGCGGCAGGAGCCTCCGCGCCTCAAATGAATATGGCGGCAGACTGGGCGTCTCGGCGGTGGAGTTCGCGCGCCTTGTGCGCGGCGAAGTGTCGAAGCGGCTGTCGGAGGCGCTTCATGGGAGCGGTGAAGAGTCTCGGCGTATCTGCGTCGGCGCGCCAGTCGCCTCTTTTGCCTGTGGCGCGGACTGCTCGGTGCCGGAAGAGGCGGCGATCGCGAGCGCCGTAGGCGCGGCCTCCAGCTCGCTCTCGCTGTCCTGCACCGTATCCATCCTGCACAGCTTCTTTGACGGGAACTTTTACGCCTTTCTTCCCGCGGGCCAGATAAGGGGAACGGATTTTGAGTCTGTCTATTCACGGTCCCGCGCGGCTCTCGAGAAATATCTGACAGAGCAGGTGGCGCTGATGGGCTTTCAGGAGGCCGCCGCCGAGATCAGCGAGGAGCGCGAATATATCGGAAAGGAAAGGTCTCTTCTGTCGCTCTCGACGGTTACTCTGAACGGCAAAGCTGTTGTGCATGATGCATAAATAAAAGACTGATAATTTGTCTGACTTCTTCAAAAAGTTCATCTAATTATTTATTATGCACAAAAATTAAATCTTATAGGGTCAATCTTTCATCAGCTCTTTACAATGACGACTGTTCTAAATTCGTATAAAGTATGGGCCATAATTTGCAGGGCCTATACAATTTGGAGGCATTGATAATGATAATTTCATTGAAAGAACGTATCGCCAACATATTGAGGGAGACGCCGCTTCCAAAGGCGCGGAACGTCATGGACGAATCGCGCAGGCTTGCCTCCGAGATAACTATAGGCCGCACAAAATTTATGGATAAATATGACGTTTCGTCAGAGCTTGAATATAAGCGCCGCTGTATCAAAGAGGGGCGAATCATGTACCATGCCCACATCGGCATGAACACCTGGAAGGAGACGGCCAAGGCGCTTGACGGAGTCTATAACTTCGCGCAGGATAACGGCTTCATACTCGACCGCGCCGGTATCTGCCTCGACCGCCGTATGTCTCTGCCGCCGGAGATGAGGAAGTCGGCGCCGCAGGAGAGCGGTCCCTATCTCGAAAATGAGGAAGACTGGCGCGAGGTGGGGCAGGCCGCGCCGATCCAGCCTCACATGGGGGACTTCATCATCGGTTTCCCCGCCTCGACGGTAAACGCGATGGCGGCGCTGCGCGCCGGCGTTACAACGGTGGGCAATCTTTCTCAGTTCTTCGCTCACGAGGCTCCGATGTGGAAGCGCACGGACATCACGACGGTCGAGACCGTCAAGGCGATAGGCATTATGGGGGCGCTTAGAGATAAGGGAGCGCTGATGCACTCATACCTTGACGACGGGTTCGGGGCGCTTTTCCTTGACTGCGCGACAAGCGCGGCCTGGGCCTATCTCGAAAGATACATCGTCGAAGAGCTTCTCGAAGCTAAGCTGGCCCACTGCGTGGGCGGCCTCATGTCGGACCCCGTAAAACGTTCGGGCTGGGTCTTTGCGCTTGACGAGATACACGACCATGACTGCATCGGTTCGATGTTCTACGGAGATACGATATCCTCGGACCGCGATCCGGAAAAGAACCGTTCGCTGACCGCCGAATATCTGCTGTGGGACATCATGGCGCAGCTGGAATGTCCTACCGGCCACGGACTAATGCCCGTACCCTTCACCGAGGCGCTGCGCGCCCCCTCGCTGGAGGAGATCTGCGAGGTCCAGCTCTGGACCCGCGAGATAGAACGTATCGCGCGCCGTATGCACCCGCATTTTGACTTCACGGCGAGCAAAGAATTTGCCTCTTCTATCTGCACGAAGGGAAAGGCCATCTTCCACAGCGCC from Cloacibacillus sp. includes the following:
- a CDS encoding patatin-like phospholipase family protein, which translates into the protein MKQIFKNKIFLSLLLTFFTVGNCAAAYAAGTSNDLSGKDISQSEEWAARAEFERDSPETRVHMQSWGFPHKEGVVLVLCGGGMKGLSHLGVFEVLERENIPVAAIIGTSMGSIMGGLYASGRTPADMREVLSKVDLMEIMSGRNRTDLINGYNKPATPGDSLFSLTIDKNKNEQGRLGALNAKDLYAFLSELTSTVSVTDFDHLPIPFAAVATNLGNGDTVVLRNGNLASALRASMSIPVIFDPWPMNGMLLVDGGLKANLPVLEAKKIFPRHPIVAVNLSPEDITKKNESFHTMFDVAAQTLDILMVQQIRENLDAADLVITPDVSGFSTFASGGYDKIIDKGAEAAEEKVPELKKLVEEKCHTWDHSRMERSRRHGPPVVAEVRFEGVPAGVAEELHEKYEDWIGKPLDMRLVAATVAQISTRDDIKSVDGRTEIISRGSVAVIFQIERPAKYEFGIDGYASNLYWNRWISLSAVVHDTLMAGDSTSLEYRFGTTWGAMMRYFTVEDEKDSQWGLVLAGRREEYEPYNYGAAEFERFTAKAAWYRRLNDRARIGIGYGAQRVTSLGNEAIEDHGPYLTFNFNTLDDPILPTRGMVVMSDLWFPIDHNVVSNTQFSTYVPFLQKGKVIFAGGLKTGDADNLAYAAMLGTREELYSLGQHPLVGDQAYWFHLGIERVFTRSWWGGVNMELFGNYGQVMYDWNSADSRWEVGLALSVPMNNFSGKLVFVYDDDGGFTIGYTIGVPRFWDGPLP
- a CDS encoding pyrroline-5-carboxylate reductase — its product is MKISFIGAGHITELLINHLVSDVMFEAGDLTISDPDGNRCSELKRKFGVSVAADNSEAVSRSEFTFVCVQPHIVRKVAAELKEACLRGRILISVSAGISTGLYRRELPDAVVARILPNPPSAVGEGAIPVTVSDNADEEQLESIMKLVGLFGKCFVVPEDKIDIFTSLTSPAPVLTFFETMIDASVLCGLDRETSSAMVFQTIRGCLRMWEKNGFNLNELIVKSCTPAGTSVESLRVMDQMNFRAAVKESYRAAWERSKGFNKED
- a CDS encoding cobalamin-dependent protein (Presence of a B(12) (cobalamin)-binding domain implies dependence on cobalamin itself, in one of its several forms, or in some unusual lineages, dependence on a cobalamin-like analog.), producing MIISLKERIANILRETPLPKARNVMDESRRLASEITIGRTKFMDKYDVSSELEYKRRCIKEGRIMYHAHIGMNTWKETAKALDGVYNFAQDNGFILDRAGICLDRRMSLPPEMRKSAPQESGPYLENEEDWREVGQAAPIQPHMGDFIIGFPASTVNAMAALRAGVTTVGNLSQFFAHEAPMWKRTDITTVETVKAIGIMGALRDKGALMHSYLDDGFGALFLDCATSAAWAYLERYIVEELLEAKLAHCVGGLMSDPVKRSGWVFALDEIHDHDCIGSMFYGDTISSDRDPEKNRSLTAEYLLWDIMAQLECPTGHGLMPVPFTEALRAPSLEEICEVQLWTREIERIARRMHPHFDFTASKEFASSICTKGKAIFHSALDFFADCGVDTRDAVQMLYILKCIGPRAFEDELNPGARSKTAAEDNPPIPNDIFTMTLAQVDIWRPRYESGEARKKLSGIKVLLASTDVHEHGLLLIDRLLSAAGALVENIGAERNPDEVVSEAAKRGSEMVFISTHNGMALEYARNLLDEMEEEDYKAPVCMGGVLNQNTAEGTTPAEVSGELEEMGIAVVTDLWLLPERAAAAKEHFCR
- a CDS encoding YitT family protein — translated: MEHMIEEIKWKHLYRKAQLLFFSEWKTLLISMAAIVIYAVGVVGFTIPYKFADQGVMGIAVLLKYTLGLNPAYVLLVLNIILLAWGARTLSKRFLIWTVINAFVLSAVLDILQTINFPIMDDIFLVAVAGGVIKGLGIGLLYREGISAGGLDIAISVLKKRYGMEVGRLSFYFNMVILAISFSIIGLEKVMYGFISCYICGMTMDSVLASFDKRRLVFIVASNTDAVVEFINKKLGRGCTLLSSEGGYKRRDGFTIMCLLMPRQVVELKRFLAEHFPSSFMVVTEANEVVGKGFKRWRNI
- a CDS encoding hydantoinase/oxoprolinase family protein, which codes for MAKERENRLKRLTIGIDVGGTNTDGVLYDTEARRIISSVKTPTNHADYRDSIEAALGRLLRAADSEDIISLNISTTLSTNALLEGKGAPVALVLIGYEDFPHIKDEILRTVLPAALLSVRGGHNGWGNEREPLDRESLARFAREEAGGYFAVSSLYSPRNPLHEMEAAGMIRAAGCAGLTCGHEMARSKLNSVKRTVTAFLNSSLMEVTERLIQGVEFCAASHGLRCPVMFLRSDSSLVCGRWCARFPLETVFSGPAASMRGAMLLGGVCDEDAVVADMGGTSTDIGVVKKGKAVYSKEGALIGNYRTMIPSLEIRSIALGGDSAVKLGEGGELTVGPERVRPYCRASEGEECGYTPSDALSALGAAAIGSCGRSLRASNEYGGRLGVSAVEFARLVRGEVSKRLSEALHGSGEESRRICVGAPVASFACGADCSVPEEAAIASAVGAASSSLSLSCTVSILHSFFDGNFYAFLPAGQIRGTDFESVYSRSRAALEKYLTEQVALMGFQEAAAEISEEREYIGKERSLLSLSTVTLNGKAVVHDA